In Leptospiraceae bacterium, a genomic segment contains:
- a CDS encoding cyclic nucleotide-binding domain-containing protein codes for MINPIELIFSTIPVPVIYILYRRYFKGAGQFLHYFESFLYGVLLASVILLISPLTSKVLHFKSPIFTGFINAALIEKAGAYILIAIYILKLKKKKYQVLQYITFAMNIGLGFSFLENLFYSMEIKNSAVILVRIYSAVPLHVTTCAIIGYFLALSDLCQSKIDRTRLILTAFIVPYLFHGFYDTSLLLGGKFTYLIGPELVLLIFFLEYLIANSVNLPSPADLSRSGISFEDWVTIQRQNQYDRWILHSMGRRNEEYVPFFMLHFSSSKIVYLSLFIFLSLTGYIYGDLIVAEYKLFLKTEEQFTLFFLFPATMAFNLFLIGSINPLYFQYSIIRIPIISDVRIFSGSNFDQVTCMDVSIFNTFLKTLEPMGKGTELKVTFRYTSNESPLITGKVIWENHEDLMQPIGSILRIEGTPRNFKRFIGSYYLFRVLKGIIFNSKLPGFKKIRKLFVKETTVMEDYNFFPAGSIIFKEGDESKKFYVLRKGKIELHRTAKDTKVVLGHIIPGQVFGEMALVEHQPRNETAECMEDCVIAIADTGNLEALIENNPTVSLKLIESLSKRILKAEDSFAQKLEEAREDFHVSLKAIEIYEDIASMMVENSVALLAVGEDGTIEACNMKAVTIFDIPYNRLVGQLISSIIPNFMPFGDPEIIPIRRKKKKEIQVLMEINLSNVKGKIKYFITFDENIK; via the coding sequence TTGATAAATCCTATTGAACTCATATTTTCCACGATTCCTGTACCGGTAATCTATATTCTATATAGAAGATATTTTAAAGGTGCAGGCCAATTTCTTCATTATTTTGAATCTTTTTTATATGGAGTATTGCTTGCATCCGTTATACTGCTTATATCTCCGCTTACTTCAAAAGTACTTCATTTCAAAAGTCCGATTTTTACAGGTTTTATTAATGCGGCCCTGATTGAAAAAGCAGGTGCCTATATTCTAATTGCTATTTACATTTTAAAACTCAAAAAAAAGAAATACCAGGTTTTACAATATATCACCTTTGCCATGAATATCGGTCTCGGTTTTTCTTTTTTAGAAAACCTCTTTTATTCTATGGAAATTAAAAATTCAGCTGTAATCCTGGTTCGAATTTATAGTGCGGTTCCTCTACACGTTACAACCTGTGCTATCATAGGATATTTTCTTGCTTTAAGCGATCTCTGCCAGTCGAAGATCGACAGAACACGCCTCATTCTCACGGCTTTTATAGTTCCTTACCTTTTCCATGGGTTTTATGACACCAGTCTTCTTTTGGGAGGAAAGTTTACCTACTTAATCGGCCCTGAACTTGTACTATTGATTTTCTTTCTCGAATACCTGATAGCCAATTCTGTGAACTTGCCGAGCCCGGCAGACCTTTCCCGTAGCGGAATCTCATTTGAAGACTGGGTAACCATCCAGAGACAGAATCAGTATGACAGGTGGATTTTGCATTCTATGGGCAGAAGAAACGAAGAATATGTTCCTTTTTTTATGCTGCACTTTTCCAGTTCCAAGATAGTTTATTTAAGTCTATTTATATTTCTCTCTTTAACAGGTTATATTTATGGAGATTTAATTGTTGCAGAATACAAACTGTTTTTAAAAACAGAGGAACAGTTTACCCTCTTTTTTCTATTTCCTGCAACTATGGCCTTTAACCTCTTTTTAATCGGTTCTATAAATCCCCTATATTTCCAATACAGTATTATTCGAATCCCGATTATTTCCGATGTCCGAATCTTTTCCGGAAGTAATTTCGACCAGGTTACCTGCATGGATGTAAGTATTTTCAATACCTTCCTGAAAACCCTCGAACCCATGGGAAAAGGTACCGAATTAAAAGTGACCTTTCGATATACGAGTAATGAGTCTCCCCTTATAACCGGAAAAGTCATCTGGGAAAATCATGAAGATTTAATGCAACCTATTGGAAGTATTCTCAGAATAGAAGGTACTCCAAGAAATTTTAAGCGCTTTATTGGAAGTTATTATTTGTTTCGGGTTCTGAAAGGGATTATTTTCAACTCCAAACTACCCGGTTTTAAAAAAATTCGGAAATTATTTGTAAAAGAAACTACCGTAATGGAAGACTACAATTTCTTCCCTGCCGGTTCCATTATTTTTAAGGAAGGAGATGAGAGTAAAAAATTTTACGTCCTGCGTAAAGGAAAAATCGAATTACACCGAACTGCTAAAGATACAAAGGTCGTTCTGGGTCACATCATTCCCGGACAGGTTTTCGGAGAAATGGCTCTGGTAGAACACCAACCGCGAAATGAAACCGCTGAATGTATGGAAGATTGTGTAATTGCCATTGCAGATACGGGAAATTTAGAGGCTCTCATTGAAAATAATCCTACTGTATCCCTGAAATTAATAGAAAGTTTATCCAAACGGATCTTGAAAGCAGAAGACTCCTTTGCCCAGAAGTTAGAAGAAGCCCGGGAGGATTTTCATGTTTCCCTGAAAGCTATTGAGATTTATGAAGATATTGCTTCCATGATGGTTGAAAATTCCGTAGCCTTGCTGGCAGTAGGAGAAGATGGAACAATCGAAGCCTGCAATATGAAAGCTGTAACAATCTTTGATATTCCCTATAATCGCCTGGTCGGACAGCTTATATCCAGTATTATCCCCAATTTTATGCCATTTGGTGATCCGGAAATTATCCCGATAAGAAGAAAAAAGAAGAAAGAGATTCAGGTTCTAATGGAAATCAACCTGTCCAATGTGAAAGGAAAAATTAAGTATTTCATCACCTTTGATGAAAATATAAAATAA
- a CDS encoding MCE family protein, giving the protein MGKKTNYYKVGLFVISGLSLVTLLIIMLGARNLFQKKLQIETYFDESIQGLDVGSHVKYRGVTIGSIKDITFVQDEYNLDPKSENYPQGRYILVKITLKDVFNVEKVSSARLSLEKMIEAGLRIKINPQGLTGTSYLELDYVDQKTNPSLQISWKPNSIYIPSTQSTIKKIGASIDGLVQKIDRANVEKMLEHIDKLVVSLTTAVDSVKVNHLSQDAGSLLKEIRLTNNSLRKILSSPELQNAPQKLDKALTAFAETTNRLNTILTHNNYDINSSIENLRLVSEDMKEITGNAKKYPSLIFFGEKPGLSIIGKK; this is encoded by the coding sequence ATGGGAAAGAAAACGAATTATTATAAAGTGGGATTATTTGTGATTTCGGGTTTGAGTTTAGTTACTCTCCTCATTATTATGCTCGGAGCAAGAAATCTATTCCAGAAAAAACTCCAGATCGAAACCTACTTCGATGAATCTATCCAGGGTCTGGATGTAGGCTCTCACGTAAAATACCGGGGAGTCACCATAGGAAGTATCAAAGACATCACCTTTGTTCAGGATGAATACAACCTGGATCCAAAAAGTGAAAACTATCCCCAGGGCCGCTATATTCTCGTAAAAATTACTTTAAAAGATGTATTTAACGTCGAAAAGGTTTCCAGTGCAAGGTTGAGTCTGGAAAAAATGATAGAAGCCGGCCTCAGAATTAAAATCAACCCCCAGGGTTTAACCGGAACCTCCTATCTTGAACTGGATTATGTCGATCAGAAAACCAATCCCAGTTTACAGATTTCCTGGAAACCCAATAGTATCTATATTCCTTCTACTCAAAGTACCATTAAAAAAATCGGGGCTTCAATTGATGGACTGGTTCAAAAAATTGACAGGGCCAATGTAGAAAAAATGCTCGAACATATTGATAAACTTGTCGTAAGCCTGACGACAGCAGTGGATAGTGTAAAGGTAAACCATCTAAGCCAGGATGCAGGTAGTCTTCTGAAAGAAATCCGCCTGACAAATAACTCTCTAAGAAAAATCCTATCCAGTCCGGAACTTCAAAACGCTCCTCAGAAGCTAGATAAAGCCCTGACAGCTTTTGCGGAAACCACAAACCGTTTGAATACTATCCTGACCCATAATAATTATGATATAAACAGTTCTATTGAAAATTTACGACTGGTTTCGGAAGACATGAAAGAAATCACCGGAAATGCCAAAAAATACCCCTCTCTCATCTTCTTTGGTGAAAAACCGGGTTTAAGTATTATAGGTAAAAAATGA
- a CDS encoding OmpA family protein — MRNTVKTLVVLALSVSLLTNCETLSKYKGTIGGGLVGCLVGLGLGAAYDDAMNKKASKKKSDPKTMVSEWFKKKKSSNKGKIVGLAAGCATGLGIGFYLDTMADDMESRLKEDGITMERIKDANGETKEIYLNMGENAIEFQSDKADYKDAAGSNRIVQRLAEAFKAYPDTQIKISGHVSAAKKDAANTKLSQQRADAVKNGLINNGMSSGQVFESVGKSNEAPLPGTKTTDARNRRVDIRIIPKQ, encoded by the coding sequence ATGAGAAATACAGTAAAAACTCTTGTTGTTTTAGCTCTATCAGTGAGCCTTTTAACCAATTGCGAAACTTTATCCAAGTATAAAGGAACTATCGGCGGGGGACTAGTTGGTTGTCTGGTTGGTCTCGGTCTGGGTGCTGCTTATGATGATGCTATGAACAAAAAAGCATCAAAGAAAAAAAGCGATCCAAAAACAATGGTTAGCGAGTGGTTTAAAAAGAAAAAAAGCAGCAACAAGGGAAAAATCGTAGGTCTTGCAGCCGGTTGTGCTACAGGCCTTGGAATTGGTTTCTACTTAGACACTATGGCTGATGACATGGAATCTCGTCTGAAAGAAGACGGAATCACCATGGAAAGAATCAAAGATGCTAACGGAGAAACTAAAGAAATTTATCTGAATATGGGTGAAAATGCTATTGAGTTCCAATCTGATAAAGCTGATTACAAAGACGCTGCAGGTTCTAATAGAATCGTTCAACGTTTAGCTGAAGCTTTCAAAGCCTATCCGGATACTCAAATTAAAATCAGCGGACACGTAAGTGCTGCTAAAAAAGATGCTGCAAACACTAAACTCAGCCAACAAAGAGCTGATGCAGTGAAGAATGGTTTAATAAACAACGGTATGTCTTCCGGACAGGTGTTCGAAAGTGTTGGAAAATCCAATGAAGCACCTCTTCCTGGAACAAAAACTACCGATGCAAGAAACAGAAGGGTAGACATTAGAATCATCCCTAAACAGTAA
- a CDS encoding flagellin, translating into MIINHNLSSINSHRVLKFNNESMSKDMEKLSSGMRINRAGDDASGLAVSEKMRAQVNGLRRAEMNAEDGISLIQTTEGWLQETQEIVQRIRVLSVQAANGIYTEEDRQQIQVEVSQLIDEIDRIASQAEFNKMKLLTGAFGRMNPSASMWFHIGANQHQRERVYIQTMNSAALGLRNPTVLTFISLSTAARANSVIGLADDALKIISKQRADLGAYQNRLEHATKGLMNAYENIQAAESRIRDTDMAEQMTSLTRFQVLTQAGTAMLAQANSRPQNVLQLLR; encoded by the coding sequence ATGATAATCAATCACAACCTTAGTTCAATTAACTCTCACAGAGTGCTCAAGTTCAACAACGAATCTATGAGCAAGGATATGGAAAAGCTTTCTTCCGGCATGAGAATCAACAGAGCCGGTGACGATGCTTCCGGACTCGCTGTTTCTGAAAAAATGAGAGCTCAGGTAAATGGTCTCAGAAGAGCAGAAATGAACGCTGAAGATGGCATTTCTTTAATCCAAACTACTGAAGGTTGGTTACAAGAAACACAGGAAATCGTACAGAGAATCAGGGTACTTTCTGTTCAGGCTGCCAACGGTATCTATACCGAAGAAGACAGACAACAGATCCAGGTGGAAGTTTCTCAGTTAATCGATGAAATCGACAGAATCGCTTCTCAAGCTGAGTTCAACAAAATGAAACTCCTTACCGGAGCTTTCGGAAGAATGAACCCATCTGCCAGTATGTGGTTCCATATCGGTGCTAACCAGCATCAGAGAGAAAGAGTTTATATCCAAACTATGAACTCCGCTGCTCTGGGACTGAGAAACCCGACTGTATTAACCTTCATTTCTCTTTCAACTGCTGCAAGAGCTAACTCTGTAATCGGTTTAGCTGACGATGCTCTGAAAATCATTTCCAAGCAAAGAGCTGACCTCGGTGCATACCAGAACAGATTAGAGCATGCAACTAAAGGTTTAATGAATGCTTATGAAAACATCCAGGCTGCTGAGTCCAGAATTAGAGATACTGACATGGCAGAGCAAATGACCAGTTTAACCAGGTTCCAGGTACTGACTCAAGCCGGAACTGCAATGCTGGCTCAAGCAAACTCAAGACCTCAAAACGTGCTGCAACTCTTAAGATAA
- a CDS encoding methyl-accepting chemotaxis protein, producing the protein MKFRDVNLQNISIGKRLFLAFSLITFIVFIGTGFILYNIRTIKELNSNLFNKNLKAIGFLLEADRDAYQSRLALYQSIHSNSAEQRKIYEADVIENLEQILTRYSKYAKIYNVSRTDKFIEQDRIFQTHYEQFKVLTVEVVKLLKEGKLRESLTIYDTEYKKHFEIMREAMNQSTELLSASAKADHEYVIKIVLKVFSATMGICVLFLLVISFSGFFITRSITVPLQDLVNSSNQIAEGNLWLQIESKGKDEIASVYAAYENMISKLRKMIESIRLSSSELTTASSAIAASAENTSQSSVEQAAAVEQIAAAIDQMASSINQTTNSAKLTENIARKTTGSILLGQESLNKLVLDMKEVEGKISMINGIADKTNLLAVNAAIEAARADEFGTGFAVVATEVRKLAVTSQKAAIVINELISANTKNITSFQKQIKEIVLDFQKITDLLQEISYSSSEQNSSINQINASVQQINSVTLQNSASAEELSASGIELESQAKNLLDVVSFFIINKKDKSDKIIDMKNQMQQLIENIKSLEGNL; encoded by the coding sequence ATGAAGTTCAGGGATGTGAATTTACAAAATATTAGTATAGGAAAAAGACTTTTTTTGGCTTTTTCTTTGATTACATTTATTGTGTTTATTGGAACCGGGTTTATTTTATATAATATTCGTACGATTAAAGAATTGAATTCTAATTTATTCAATAAGAACCTAAAAGCCATTGGTTTTTTACTCGAAGCAGATAGAGATGCCTATCAGTCCAGGTTGGCTCTTTACCAGAGTATTCATAGCAATTCGGCCGAACAGAGAAAAATATATGAAGCTGATGTAATTGAAAACCTGGAACAAATCTTAACCAGATATTCTAAGTATGCAAAAATTTATAATGTAAGCAGGACAGATAAATTCATCGAGCAGGATAGAATTTTTCAAACTCATTACGAACAATTTAAAGTCCTTACTGTAGAAGTAGTAAAACTACTGAAGGAAGGGAAATTACGCGAATCTTTAACTATTTATGATACTGAATACAAGAAACATTTTGAAATAATGCGGGAAGCCATGAATCAATCGACTGAATTGTTGTCGGCAAGTGCTAAAGCTGATCATGAATATGTGATAAAAATAGTTTTAAAGGTTTTCTCTGCTACTATGGGTATTTGTGTTCTATTTTTACTCGTGATTTCTTTCAGTGGCTTTTTTATAACAAGAAGCATTACTGTCCCGCTACAGGACTTAGTTAATTCTTCGAATCAAATAGCTGAGGGGAATTTATGGCTTCAGATCGAATCAAAAGGAAAAGATGAAATAGCTTCTGTTTATGCTGCTTATGAAAACATGATTTCAAAATTGAGGAAAATGATTGAAAGCATAAGATTAAGTTCCTCAGAATTAACAACAGCAAGTTCTGCTATCGCAGCTTCAGCAGAAAATACTTCACAGAGTTCTGTGGAACAGGCCGCGGCAGTAGAGCAAATTGCTGCTGCTATCGATCAAATGGCCAGTTCTATAAATCAAACTACAAATAGTGCGAAACTAACAGAAAATATTGCCAGGAAAACTACAGGATCAATTTTATTGGGGCAGGAGTCTTTGAATAAACTTGTATTAGATATGAAAGAAGTAGAAGGCAAAATATCTATGATAAATGGCATTGCTGATAAAACAAACTTACTGGCAGTAAATGCGGCTATAGAAGCTGCCCGCGCAGATGAATTCGGTACGGGTTTTGCGGTTGTAGCCACAGAAGTGAGAAAATTAGCTGTAACAAGCCAGAAGGCTGCAATTGTAATTAATGAATTAATAAGTGCTAATACAAAAAATATTACTTCTTTTCAAAAACAGATCAAGGAGATTGTTTTAGATTTTCAAAAGATAACGGATTTGTTGCAAGAAATTTCTTATAGTAGCTCAGAACAAAATTCCAGTATAAACCAAATTAATGCTTCTGTGCAACAAATAAATTCCGTTACATTACAAAACTCTGCTTCAGCAGAAGAACTTTCAGCAAGTGGAATTGAGTTGGAAAGCCAGGCAAAGAACCTATTAGATGTAGTAAGCTTTTTTATAATAAATAAAAAAGATAAAAGTGATAAAATAATAGATATGAAAAATCAAATGCAACAATTAATAGAAAATATAAAATCGTTAGAAGGGAATCTTTAA
- a CDS encoding OmpA family protein, protein MIEKAHLVLIFCFSIIVASCSFKEQINTVNKNTNSDIECKSLLELSEETLLLKNTNDNKKRKQVELEFQNIRKKVETDKLVGLGSYCATILGKVNYFSMMKEDLKEFAKHQQIQTQEIKNQNKTERLILSQKIPFPQDRFNLSTESEELLKPILTILSKYPEIHIKIIAHSSERRISQFDIWLTDKRANSIKKSLLKQENIQDRIQMVSGFSCFQPLPGLKKGDPENERIEFILFLP, encoded by the coding sequence ATGATAGAAAAAGCCCATCTTGTACTTATTTTCTGTTTTTCTATTATAGTCGCAAGCTGTTCCTTTAAGGAACAAATCAATACAGTTAATAAAAATACAAACTCAGATATAGAATGTAAAAGTTTATTAGAATTATCTGAAGAAACTTTACTTCTTAAAAATACAAATGATAATAAAAAACGAAAACAAGTAGAATTAGAATTTCAGAATATTCGTAAAAAGGTAGAAACTGATAAGTTAGTTGGCCTCGGTTCTTATTGTGCTACAATCTTAGGAAAAGTGAATTACTTTTCTATGATGAAAGAAGACCTTAAAGAATTTGCAAAACATCAGCAAATACAAACACAAGAAATAAAAAATCAAAACAAAACCGAAAGGCTTATCTTAAGTCAAAAAATCCCCTTTCCTCAGGATAGATTTAATTTATCGACAGAATCCGAAGAGCTTTTAAAACCAATTCTTACAATTCTGTCGAAATACCCTGAAATACATATCAAGATCATCGCTCACTCTTCAGAAAGAAGAATCAGTCAATTTGATATCTGGCTAACAGATAAAAGAGCAAATAGTATAAAAAAGAGTTTATTAAAACAAGAGAATATACAAGACAGGATTCAAATGGTTAGCGGTTTCTCCTGCTTTCAACCCTTACCGGGTTTAAAAAAGGGCGACCCCGAAAACGAAAGGATTGAATTTATCCTGTTTCTACCCTGA
- a CDS encoding ABC transporter permease codes for MKELDGSGIGLIFQIQQLCKAKEVSVELQELNPDYQKLLSYYPADAFKDSPSPDLKKASRVERIGRKTDEVLDNLKDSIEFLGESFLTFYETLKRPKSIRWREVLFLSERAGVDAFPIIALIGFLMGLITSFQSAIPMQRFGAVIFVANLLGLSLFRELGPLLTAVIMAGRTSSAFAAELGTMKVNEEIDAFTTMGLNPIRFLVIPRLIAAIFVTPFLTIFFNIFGLFGGAIVLYTFDYPFATYIRQVFKMVHYSDFFGGLFKATIFGVLVAGIGCFQGLRTGTGASAVGESTTAAVVQGIIFIAITDGIFSVLFFILGI; via the coding sequence CTGAAAGAACTGGATGGTTCCGGCATCGGTTTAATTTTTCAAATTCAACAGCTCTGTAAAGCAAAGGAAGTCTCGGTAGAACTTCAGGAATTGAATCCGGACTACCAAAAACTCCTCTCCTATTATCCGGCAGATGCATTTAAGGATTCTCCCTCTCCGGATTTAAAAAAAGCGAGTCGAGTCGAACGCATTGGAAGAAAAACAGATGAAGTTCTTGACAACCTGAAAGATTCCATAGAATTTTTAGGTGAGTCCTTTCTTACCTTCTATGAGACTCTAAAAAGACCTAAAAGCATCCGTTGGAGAGAGGTTTTATTTTTATCCGAACGTGCCGGGGTAGATGCTTTTCCCATTATTGCCCTGATAGGTTTTTTAATGGGCTTAATTACTTCTTTTCAATCGGCCATTCCCATGCAAAGATTTGGTGCTGTCATTTTTGTAGCCAACTTACTGGGTCTTTCTCTCTTCCGAGAACTGGGTCCTCTTTTAACAGCTGTTATTATGGCAGGTCGAACCAGTTCTGCTTTTGCTGCCGAATTGGGAACGATGAAAGTCAACGAAGAAATAGACGCGTTTACAACTATGGGTCTAAATCCGATACGCTTTCTTGTAATTCCGAGACTAATTGCAGCTATTTTTGTAACACCTTTTTTAACGATTTTCTTTAATATTTTCGGGCTATTCGGGGGAGCTATCGTTCTTTATACCTTTGATTATCCTTTTGCTACCTATATACGCCAGGTCTTTAAAATGGTACACTACTCGGATTTTTTCGGAGGACTTTTTAAAGCTACTATCTTCGGAGTTTTAGTAGCCGGTATCGGTTGTTTTCAGGGTCTGCGCACCGGAACTGGGGCCAGTGCAGTCGGGGAATCAACAACCGCTGCTGTTGTGCAGGGAATTATTTTTATAGCCATCACAGATGGAATTTTTTCCGTCTTATTCTTTATTCTTGGAATTTAA
- a CDS encoding TetR/AcrR family transcriptional regulator codes for MKTSFRNIRLDIDKLIKQKNSEDYNPDEDRRPKKDKTREHIIYSALVVFSDIGYDAANIRDIVRESGLSPGTFYNYFEDKAPIFILILDYLLLNIRQEIRIARIQAKTADDFVYDTYYSFLHYFDRNPIILNFISKNLFPIRSAIYEGNQMTGIYFELEKDLKGMIKEGLFPATSNTRYLAWTMVGTAVEILTQMTIKKKINIQDCCDYMVKLFVGGAKNAV; via the coding sequence ATGAAGACCTCTTTTCGGAATATCAGGCTGGATATAGATAAGCTCATTAAACAAAAGAACTCGGAAGATTACAATCCCGATGAAGATAGAAGACCCAAAAAAGACAAAACCAGGGAACATATAATCTATTCGGCTTTAGTAGTTTTTTCTGACATTGGATATGATGCTGCGAATATCCGTGATATTGTTAGAGAAAGTGGTCTTTCTCCGGGGACTTTTTATAATTATTTTGAGGACAAAGCACCTATTTTTATTTTAATTCTGGATTATCTTCTCCTGAACATTCGCCAGGAAATTCGAATTGCAAGGATTCAGGCTAAAACAGCCGATGACTTCGTTTACGATACTTATTATTCTTTTCTGCATTATTTTGACCGAAATCCGATTATTCTTAATTTTATTTCAAAAAATTTGTTTCCGATTCGCTCAGCCATTTATGAAGGAAACCAGATGACAGGCATTTATTTTGAACTGGAAAAAGACTTAAAAGGGATGATAAAAGAAGGACTTTTTCCTGCAACCAGTAATACCCGATATTTAGCCTGGACTATGGTAGGAACGGCTGTAGAAATCTTAACCCAGATGACCATTAAAAAGAAAATTAATATCCAGGACTGCTGTGATTACATGGTGAAACTATTTGTAGGTGGTGCTAAAAACGCAGTTTAA
- a CDS encoding ATP-binding cassette domain-containing protein gives MSREIIRVEGIKVVLGGNTILDGIDFSVQAGEIFVILGGSGCGKSTLLKHMIGLMTPLEGKVFIDGEDMVQAFGHQKNRLLNKIGVMYQQGALFGSLNLLENVSLPLEEFTNLPPEAIKLVAQMKLKLVGLENFLFHMPSEISGGMKKRAAIARAMALDPLILFLDEPSAGLDPITSAELDKLIINLSRSLGVTFVVVTHELPSIYSIADRVIMLDKRVKKIIASGKPDFLRDNAEDPWVRQFFNREAEVSIQG, from the coding sequence ATGTCTCGCGAAATCATTCGAGTAGAAGGAATTAAGGTGGTTTTGGGTGGAAACACCATCCTCGATGGAATTGATTTTTCAGTTCAGGCCGGGGAAATTTTTGTGATCTTAGGGGGTTCCGGTTGCGGAAAAAGTACCTTATTAAAGCATATGATAGGTCTGATGACTCCCCTGGAAGGAAAAGTCTTTATAGACGGAGAAGATATGGTACAGGCTTTTGGTCATCAAAAGAACCGTCTTTTAAATAAAATTGGAGTCATGTACCAACAGGGAGCTTTATTTGGTTCCTTGAACCTTCTGGAGAATGTCTCTCTTCCTCTGGAAGAGTTTACAAATCTACCACCTGAGGCCATAAAACTCGTTGCACAAATGAAATTGAAGCTTGTAGGTCTGGAAAACTTTTTATTTCATATGCCAAGTGAAATCAGTGGAGGAATGAAAAAACGGGCAGCTATTGCAAGAGCCATGGCCTTAGACCCTCTCATTCTTTTTTTAGATGAGCCTTCAGCCGGTTTAGACCCGATTACCTCGGCTGAACTGGATAAACTCATTATAAATTTATCCAGAAGTTTAGGAGTCACCTTTGTTGTAGTGACACATGAGCTTCCGAGTATTTATTCCATAGCAGATAGAGTGATTATGCTGGATAAAAGAGTCAAAAAAATTATAGCAAGCGGGAAACCCGACTTCTTACGAGATAATGCTGAAGACCCCTGGGTCAGGCAATTTTTCAACAGGGAAGCCGAAGTTTCTATACAAGGATAA